The Solanum lycopersicum chromosome 6, SLM_r2.1 genome has a window encoding:
- the LOC101265443 gene encoding uncharacterized protein, translated as MEFEARKLKDLKAKNYRFQAIERPILETILCKETSKDIWDSMRKKYQGTARVKRAQLQALRRDFETLMMKEGESVISYCARTMETSNKMRFHGEKINDVTIVEKILRSFTPMYDYVVCSIEESKDIEELSLDELKSSLLVHEQKMNRNSTSEEQALKASTFISSNSRVRGRG; from the coding sequence ATGGAGTTCGAAGCAAGAAAGTTGAAAGATTTGAAGGCAAAAAATTACCGCTTTCAGGCTATTGAGCGTCCTATCTTGGAAACTATTCTTTGTAAAGAAACTTCCAAGGATATATGGGACTCcatgagaaagaaatatcaaGGTACTGCTAGAGTGAAGCGCGCACAGCTTCAAGCCTTGAGAAGGGATTTTGAGACTTTGATGATGAAGGAAGGAGAGTCTGTAATTAGTTACTGTGCTAGAACGATGGAGACTAGCAACAAAATGCGATTCCATGGAGAGAAGATTAACGATGTCACaattgttgaaaaaatattgCGCTCTTTCACACCGatgtatgattatgttgttTGCTCAATTGAGGAGTCAAAAGATATAGAGGAGTTATCGCTTGATGAATTGAAAAGCTCCTTATTGGTACATGAACAGAAGATGAATCGAAATTCAACTTCTGAGGAGCAGGCCTTGaaggcttctacttttatttcttccAATTCTAGAGTAAGGGGTAGAGGttga